Proteins encoded in a region of the Zea mays cultivar B73 chromosome 2, Zm-B73-REFERENCE-NAM-5.0, whole genome shotgun sequence genome:
- the LOC103646145 gene encoding uncharacterized protein, which translates to MQRWTRNGMLDFSQPSASSPYGFYNAGQGASSSRGRSHGCRSQDKEQRNLEKNLTKVRKEWMKVKEEMGYARLLSEHLSETVTEADRKVAAMLEELDRTDKYMQDILSSSLQK; encoded by the coding sequence ATGCAGCGATGGACCCGCAACGGGATGCTCGACTTCTCGCAGCCGTCGGCGTCGTCCCCATACGGCTTCTACAACGCCGGCCAGGGAGCGTCGAGCAGCCGCGGCAGGTCACACGGCTGCCGGAGCCAGGACAAGGAGCAGCGCAATCTGGAGAAGAACCTGACCAAGGTGCGCAAGGAGTGGATGAAGGTGAAGGAGGAGATGGGGTACGCGAGGCTGCTGAGCGAGCACCTCAGCGAGACGGTGACGGAGGCTGACCGGAAGGTGGCCGCCATGCTGGAGGAGCTCGACCGGACGGACAAGTATATGCAGGACATACTGTCCTCGTCCCTGCAGAAGTGA